In Hippoglossus hippoglossus isolate fHipHip1 chromosome 15, fHipHip1.pri, whole genome shotgun sequence, the genomic stretch gctttgtttttgtctcgtTTCAATTTTTTAAATGGCTTAGTTTTATAATTTGATATCAGATCATTTAGAATCTATTTGAATTCaaacaatctttttttaaacccagcCCTACTACAAATCTCTTGTCCTTTAACTACAACAACTTCATTATTCACTGCCATGTGTAGCAGAGTGAGCGGAAACAGGGACAGTCTCTGTATACATCTGGGTATGGCTTTTCTATCTCTAGTGAATGCTAGACTCTTCTAGATAAGAAGGTTCATGTACCCTCTAGCAGCATTAGCTAACACACTACAGTGAGCTTCGAGTGACGGCTTCTCAAATGTCAATCCACCCTCAGTTTCTTGTGTGCAGTGCTCTCCGTAGACGGTGTCCCATTCGCATGTCCATTTCTCGATAGAGCAGAGCCGTTCTGTTGCTCCTTCTTTAAAATACTTTGCTTCTTGTACGTCTTGttgtgtgagaggaagagaggacaTGTTATTACACATTACATTAGGATGGAAAATGGAATAGTTTTACtccatgttaaaatgtaattaattaacagagttgaggaatttttgagGAATGAAACTTAATATAAGTCAATAGGAACACATCACCACACTTGTCATTAAAACTCATTTGTTCACACTTTATAATGGACAATCAACTGACCTGAATGTAGAAGTTTGAGAAAAGGATAATGAGCGAGACCATGTAAGTGAATTGGAAGTACAGCCACCCCGAGGGGAAGCCACACGGCCAAATGGCAGCCCAGGATGTGTGGAACATGGTTAAAAAGAACTGGATCTGTggaggaaacacaacacacatatgCAGACACATGGCAGAGTGAGAAGGTGACTCAGAGAACTTACACAATGGTCATATTGATCCAGAGCCTAAAATATCTTAAATGGATCATGCTAAACATGTTCGCACTCTATTAAAAGCTTAAAAGGCTGCTGCAGAAAATAGTCCAAGATCTAAAAAGCATTATTGGCTATACAATGAGAAATGAGTGTTAACTTATTATTGTATTACCACATACAAACCAACGACAAATGataatacatttgaattaaacttttttttaaagccatgaACTAAAGAGGATGACAGAAATGAGGCGAGAAGCAGTAGCGTGAAGAAATGAAGTCGATTTCTTCAAGTGAGCtacttttttctcatttttctaTCATAATAGTGAAAACATAGCAACTTCCTTCATCATTCTTGTTTTAAAATTCTCCTTTTAAGAGCATCTTTTTGGTCAAATGctattaaaagtaaaaacagtttaaacacaGTATTGccaataaaatgtctttctactgCTTTTAAGAAAGTAAGATGTTCAGGATGTAACTGAATGAGAAACTTCATCAGTGAATAACATATTAATGCATCAGTAACAATCATCCAATAATATATCATTTTACCGTGCATGTACTTTATGAATAATACTCCACACAGGATAAACCCACCAGCTGAAACTGTGTGATATATTTCTTCCACCAAAGGTACGGCCTTATGGCTGGGATGGCGGAGAGGGCGTAGTACGAGTACATCACAACGTGGACAAAGCTGTTGACGGCCGCACCGAAGTACGCTGAGCAGACACAGATGAGAGACACGTGAAGTGATTTATCTACAGGGTACAGTACAGAGTTAATTAATGGCAAGTGACTGGCATTCAGGAGTGCGTTGCTTGCACAGGGAATAACACTCTTCATTACTCTGCTCTGTTTGGAAGCACTACAACAACTTTCATTAAAAATCAATAGAAGCCATTAACAGTAAAGTAATACagtaataattaataaataaataatacaataacatAGTAAACatctgataaataataaatgtgtgtataaaGTCACGtcatatttaaatcaaaattaatAGTGCATTTTAAGTGAATTTCCTATAACGCTCAGAGTGCTGTGCTGCTTTCTATGATAGAAACACAAAAAGGTTTGTGACACAGAACTGCAGCATTCAAGTCAATAAATGTCACTTTGTGTCCTTTAAGGCCTTGTGGACCAAACAGGCTGTTTTCAGGCCTAATGGCTTTAACATTAGCGCACTTGAATTATTCAGCTGGCTGCAAGCCCGAACAGCCTGAATGTGGCTACTGGAGGGATTTGAGTCACTGGAGGGCAAAGTCATGTTAAAACACTCACAGTGGCCGCAGGCTATCCAGTTCATAACAAACCACCAGATATTCAGCATGCTGGCATGGTGGTAGACGTGAAGAAACGTGATCTGGTGATTGTTCTTTCGTAGGATGAAGAAAAGCGTGTCCATGAACTCAATGAGCTTGGAGAAGTAGTACCACCACAGGACCTTCATGATCTGAGTGGACACACGGCAAAACAGAAGAGGTTACtggaaaagtaaaataaaaacttcctGTATATTCTCGAAGAGACTGATATAGCATATAGTAGAACCATAAATGTACAGTGGAAACCGTTCTTTCAAAATTCCCAAACGTTAGTACAAGGTGATAAGAAGATATCTGCCCTGAAGGTCCATGAAAGTTCAGGATGAGTCATAAAGCAATTTAACTGTAATCTGTAGCTCTGACACATTgataaaaacgtttttatttaatcactgCTGAACTGCAAAGCTGTGCACATTTCATCGTGAGCCGTGCTATCTCCTCCACCGCAGAGTTCAGCTGGGACACCAAAGACACTGTAACACACTCTGTAGTGTCCACaatgtatttttacaaaaacttattgttctgtcattttacaaAGTTAAACTGTATATCGCAATTAGCATGGGTCCAAAATAATGCAGCAGCTGACAGTATTTGTCCACaaaaacatattgtaaaagtgCAGGTAAGATGTGTTCtaatagattgtatataaagatggatgacgcatctccacttcctccctttgtCCAAAATATTGGTACTGTTGAAGCCATCAGGAGTcaaagtctgcacagtagtAATTGTGgtgtggagccgtggtatcaaggtcctgtCGATTCACATTTCatcaatcacgagtcagtctcggctgtcaaCCAGGCCGTTTCATCCTGTGTTTATAGCATCATGGAACTAACTAAAAACAAATtagacgtgtactttgacttttttatttggtccacatctacatggaggaggcaaggtttataacctatactgcagccagccactagggtATGATCAAGATCatgatttggtttcactttttggcagttgtgatgtcatccatctatacatatatatatatatatatatatataattaaatggTTGATACAACAATTAACTACTATTGATAATCAAATTTCGCTGCATGAGGTAAAGCAGCTTTACATAATTTGATGGTGGACACAGCAGAGAACCAGCTGTGTCCAGTGACTTCATAACACTTAAGTTAATCTTAAGTGgcctaaaaaaaagaaagaagactGAACTTGTTAGTTAATAAACTGACACAGTCTTGTGCTATGAAATCCATTCAAAACACTTCACAATCATTTGGCTGctcatgtaaaaaacaacaattttactgtaaaaatatTCAACATATTTTAGTGTGACATAATTTGTGCTAATTACTGGCAACTCTAGTTATCTAACTCATTTGAGTAGTATACAAGACCATGTTGTAAACTAGATTGCAATTACCtttatgcaaataaaacaataaatctaatttaataaaacaattatatcACGTGTAATATATACAAAAAGCCTGTAAACTGTACCatatactgtaattcttttaaaaataaataacaatgtaTTTTACAATATTTCATGGACAACTTTTTTTGCTAGATATTTACTGTGAATTCTACCGGCATCCTTTTTACAGTGTAGTCATCATGATGACACGATAGAGTCGGATTAAATTGACTCCCTGTGTCTGTAGTTTATCTGCTGGGATTTACAGGTCGGCCACAGACATCAGAGCAGTGGATttgaaaggggaaaaaactCGAATAAGATTATTACATATTGTAGCTGTCCTgttgtatttatacttttagtGTTTTGTGAATAGTTTCAAGAAAAGGAATGGGAAATTATCCAAGTTATGTCAGATATGTGATAATAGAATAAAATCATCACCAGCACTAAACGTAAATACGTGTATGTCTGACTGACTCACCTTATTATCTGTTTCCGGTGCACTGTGAGTGTTCTGGCAGTAGAGGTTGTAGCCACCATACCACGCAACAGTAATGAGCTGCAGAACAATCAAATGACAACAATCAgttaacacacagagacactgcaATGCACAAATGCAATGTAAAAGTGAAAGTTGAAAGTCAGGGTGTTGCAAAATGTGAAGtcataaacacatgcacaggtaCAGAGCGAGTCAGATCGCCAGACCTGGGAACCTATCTATTTGTAGTCAGGTTCTGGTGACCGATCTTTAGCTGCTGACGTtggttataaatatttaatctaGCCTAATTAAAACTAGGAACCTAACAACTATTTATTCATAATATGTTTATAATATGTACATTTAATTGTACAGGTTATTTGAGAACATGTGCGTGTTGAAGGTAAATAATCTGATAATTCTTGAGCATTTGCACACCAATGCAAATTATGATAAATTCATAGGTGCACACCTGTGCACCTATGAATTTACTTGTTCCCTTTAATTTTGCATAGTAAAGTGATACTAGTTAAAATTTATCCAGTAAAGGTGGAGATATCCTGACTTGGGTCCAGCTCCCATCCAtgcaaattttttttaaaggtttgataTTGTCCCTCCACAATTCCTACATGCATAATCCGACAGTATGTGTATAAGGGATGATGTGACCCTGtaaacaatatatattcaaatgCACACAGATGAGGGGGGTTTAATGCTGATTCACCAATTCAATATACAGCCACTGTCCTGTCTGCTTTACCCACTAATATTAGCCAAGAAACTGCCAGCAACAGAATGACCTTTGATTTTTGAGCatcaaatattgtttaaatgtttgcacAGACATCGTCCTCCCACTAACCTGGTATACCACTTTGGTTATTTCATAAAACCTACAAAATTAGTCAGtagataaattaaataaaaaattaaacaacTTCTGAAGCCTGAAAAGTTGATGAGAACAGTTGATGTATTTTGATTGACACGAGGTGGTATTGATTTTGGACTGTCAAAAACTCAATGGCCGTGCCATGGTCAGGGTTCAAGGTTTCATGAATCACAGACAGTCTAGCTATTCCTTAGTCTGCCAGCTGGATGGTATGGAGCAGACTGATACTTTAGACTTACACGAGGTGTTCACAGGTACAACAGATACGATCACTATAATAAGTGAAGTCTTGGCACAGCTGCTATTAAACATTCATCTCAGACTTGGCCATCTTGCCAAAATACGAATGTAATCACATCCCAGCTTACACCACTGGATCTATCACTTTCAGTTATGGAGTCCGTTGTTTATATAAAATCCATCTTGCAACAAACAACAGTGCTGTTGTCTGTGATGGTGGATGAGGGATTTGATGGTTGAAACATTGAGTCTGTCAAGATGTGATCCTCTGCCTCCCTGATAGCTCTGTTCCTCGTCTGTAAGAGACGGCAAGAAATAACACCTCATTGTGTAAAACTTGTTTTCACTTACGTTTTTTGTTGAATAGACAAACAATGTTAGCAATGTACCAAAAAACGTTCAGTAGAAAAAAGTAGtagtaatttgttttttaatagatTCACGACATAACTGGTTTACTGCTCTTacgttaaaaaaaatcatgttaaTCTGATACAATGACAAACTATTAATTTTGAGGGGAAAAATGTTTCATGACAACTTGAATACGCTCGTTTATTTTTCATGCTAGCTCTACGCTAAATACGAGGCTTCAGCCAGCATTTGCTAGCTTCATTAGCTTAACTTggagttgtacaagtgtacataggAATCTGGATGACTGAGCATCTTCACAGACAGCATTATTTTAGATCTGTCTTTACTTAAAACATATTTGGTCCTATTCACACACTCGTTTTAGTGGGTCTGCAGCTTTGGTTCTggtcacttttctctctctttagtGTGACGCTGCATTTAGTGAATTGGTCGACTACAACACATGTCACCGTTTACCTCATAGAACATGTAGAAAGACAAGAGCGTGAGGCCCAGATTGTAGAGCACCATGAGGCCTCTGCAGGAGTACGGCTGCCGGTGCTTCATGTACTTGGGTCCCATCCACACAATCAGAAGGTACATGACTGTGAGCACAAAGGTTGGTGGGTAGTTGTCCAACAGCAGCCATCCCTTCACCCGCTGATCTGAAATATGGAGATAAAGGGGCCAGAGTTTACTGATCGATCATGGGGGCTGATAAGGTGGTCTCAGCAGTGACAAGACATGAACTTGAGGGGACGACCGGTGGCCTTGCACCCTCAGTGTTTGCTCAATACCTCGAAAGGTTGACAAGGATATGTAAGAGTGTGAAACACGAGAGCAGAATTCTTGTCAGTCTGTGCATGAATATCTACAGTTATGAACGACTCCGGTCAAAGGTTTTATGTAATGTTTGCCTTCACAGCTCTGTAATTTttagtagataatgagtgaattttcctttttgggtgaactatccctttatgtGTAGTGCCCTGCTGAGTTTTTGCAGTAGGTATTTGCAGCACTTTAAAGTTCAGGCAAGCCAATGTGTTTCTACACCAGCAACTGagataatataacaatataaacGTGACTTACCTCTGGGACCCATCCATGACTGTATGTAAGTGTTCAGTTGATGATTGAAGGTCTCCATTTGTCACCTAAAGACAGCATGCATAATGAGAACAACACACCCATTAGATAACGTGTTCATCTTAATATTAGCCtattattgattttaaacatattttaaagtTGAGCCTGGAGATACAGAGTTGGGTTTGTGTAGTTTTGTTGCTTCGAGTGATATATATAAGAGTCgtatgtatattattattagtttgatTAGTAGATATTTTGCCCGAGGGAGGCCTTGATTAATGATTATTACTTATATTAAATTCTAAATAGTGTTTTCATAacaaatttaacacattttgacACATGCCTATTGTAACCTCATGAAAGCAGCTAAAATCACAAGTCTTTTTCTTACCACAGTCCGTCATTAGTCTGGTATTTGTCTAATTAACTCTTTGGCCTCATTTCAATGCCTTTCTCCAATACCTCCCGTGTCCCTGCGGTGTCCAACCATAGATGAAATGTGGCCACTTCTTGAGACAAAACAAGAAGCCACCAGGCAGCTGTGAACGGACGATAACCGCATCTCTGTTTCGTTACTGCTGCCGTACAGTGATTCTCTGGATCTTTCGATTGTTGAGGGTAATAAGGACGTCAAACTGTGTGGATTTATTAGCCCCAGCAAGCTCCGGCTGTAACAATTGCAGAATCGTGTCTGGCCCGGGCAGCACTGCTCCGTTTACTTTATGCAGGTTCTCTTGCCAAAGCTGTCAAACTGTGGTGGTGGTACATTATTGTTTGTATCTGTTGATCACTCACTCCCTCGGTGGGGGTTTAAAACACATGGTTTGTCTGTCCGTTTTTTTAAACACCAGGGAAAAGTCCAAAAGTGACTGTATTTTTCCATAAGCAGTACATGTGGGCTAATTTGGAATATAAAATTAGATTCCGCTGCTCTGCTTCTGACAGTCAGATCAGCTCTGTGATGTAGACCAGACGGCCGTCTAcacaactgaatgaatgtctGGGTGTTCACAGATGGACAATGTGCATTTTAAGATGTGATCACAGGGCTATGTTCTCAAAAGGGTTTGTAAATTCCATATTGTCTTATGAATATTTGCAGCGAAAGATTTGCAGATATCCTTTAAATTGTCTTTTGTAGCAGCACAAATGGAGCTTTTTCACACAAAGCCTCATCTACAGACAAAAATCCTTGCAACTGATCTCCTAAAAAACCTGATAACTTTCTTCTTTATCACCCCAGCTGTATTTACATCATCCTGCAGGCCTTTAAATTGTTTGGAAGACCACAAAAAGCTTTGCACAAAATGCTTCCTCTCAGCCACTGAAATAGCTATTTTCACTGATGCACTCCCGAGCTACACATTAATTTCAGTTGCGTTATGTACTGCACCTCACACCTGAGTCTACTGCTGGAAACACATATAGGCCATATGAACCTCTGTGCaacacacattcctgcacaTAATTCAAGATGATCTGCAGATGGGTTACTATCGTTTGGCTCAAGTTGTATTTGTCTGAGGTAAAATTCAATTACAGCTTTATAGGATAACAGATTGACCTTAAACAGAAATGTGAGTATCAAATTTATCTAAAGCACCTCTCTTGCAGTCACTGGATATTGAAACATGACCAATAGAAATGAAGGGGCAGGTCAGTGACTTTGGTTtagtatttaagtattttattcacttaaataatagtaatattcTTAACATCTGAGTTGCATAAGGAACTGTCTGTAATTATTAAGAGTAAAAATACTGCTTGTAAACAATGTGCAGTTTCTGTGCAGATATGTAGAAATTAAAAGTTGCACTTCACATTACAGTGAATCGCTGCCGAGGCAACAAATCGCATGTCACGGGTTGTTGCATTTGCCCATAATCACTTATCTGCAGGAACTAAATATGGCTTATTCCGATCAAGCCTGTGCACTAAAGTCCATGCTCTGATTATCAAAGATGCATTAGGCTGCACCAAAACATGATAATCTGCAAGGCCTTAATCAGAGCATGATGACCCACAACAGGAGCCCGTGTTAGCAGCCAGTCAatgagtctgtgctgcagagccAAGTCAAAATAAATGCGTCTACACAATCCAGAGCTGGATCCTGCCAAATACGAAAATGCTTCCTCATGACTTTATATAGACCGTGGTTtcagtgatgcagcagctgGTAATGATTTCTGCACACAGGATTAATTGCTGTAAGAGTTGGGCAATATAATGATGTAACTATGACATGAGTGTGCAGTGTGTCTGTTGTCAGACATGTTGTAATGCCATTTACACGGTGGCACGTGTCCCTTTAACCTCTCTGCACGCTGCAGAACAGTGTGGCCAGCGCTGCAGATCAATGAGTTgggttgttttattgtgacactggattttttttctcctttatttacttttatttgttgtatgtACACTATGCATGAACGCATGCATGTCCGTATGGAGAATATTTTCCTAttggaatacattttttttaattttatcatAAATTTCTGAATTCGTTTTTACTGTGTtgtatattgatatattgatgAATAATTGTGTCACTTTGCCCACACATTTTtaagaggacagacagacagacagacagacagacagacagacagataactagatagatagatactttttatttcctcttgtaTTATTctcctttattcttttttattatgcttggaatttgtttttgtttttagatttgtAATGGCATTGCAGAAGTGttctaaaaacaatattttgtggATGACATCACTCAAACAAGGAAAATAGCAGAATCCCAGTCATCATTTGAACTTTTCATCAGTAGAAACAGCCCTAACTTCACAGTACCTGTGCCTCCAGGGGGATACTTTACTGTTACTATGATCATACTGCAGCGTCCTTGTTGCATCCCTCTACCCCTAAAACCCTAAAATGCACTATTGTGTAACGGCAATTTCGCATCAGGATCGCACTTTCCGCACTTTACGCACTGTACAGCTCAAGTACGGGGTAAATAATAATGTGAGCTCAGAGCTGATGACGGCGGCATCTCATTACATCATCGTCTTCTTTTGATTATTCAGACTTCCAGAGACGAATCAATGAAACAATCACAATCCAAATAACAATAACCTATCGATCGCATTCAGACGTCACAGCTCCAGCATCATCCAATGTAAGGGACGCTATGCGCGCACCAACGTATCCAAACCCCactagaaataataatattatagaAAAGCCTTACCATGAAGTTCTccagccgacacacacacacagagagaagagagtgtAGAAATGTTGAGTGTGGACGAGGAgatgcagctgtgtgtgtgtgtgtgtgcgcgcgcgtgtgcgtgcgcgcgcgccGTGGGCTGTGTACCTTTCGGAGGCGATGCGTGGAGAGAGAGCGGCTGTGTAACCTTGGCTGTCTCTGGGCCGCTCTGAGCACAATGTGCAGCCTTGTCGCTCAGTGGAAACTAGTGGGAGGAACAGGCAGACTGGCCCAGTGCCCTACAGCAGGGTTACAGGCTGCAGCCAGGAGGTGACCCGGTGTGCTGCAaccacacctacacacctacacacacacacacacacacacacacacacacacacacacacacacacacacgaagtataaaaaaaagaagatgacaTAAAAGGGATCTCTGGATTTAATCATAATCAATCCCTCTAAATAATTAACCTGAGTTAAGTTATTCACTCAatcagagctgctgtgtttgtatttctatatttgatcaatcattattaataataagaataagaataagaataaactACATTACAgcataaataagaaataacaaTAGGGCTACGCTGTATaaacgggcccgagcacaggcattttgaagcctgttgcggttagtggcgagagcgatcaatgaccgTCTCCGcattgcatgtgttttgcacactgcgggaaggataaacgcttcacttcctgcgtctgtcacaCAACGTCGATCCTTGTCTACTAATTGcaatcaattgcagatcacacggTGAGAATTacatgtaaatcgaatgatagttgtaaatcAAAGCTTACTTCCTTTTGCCAGTAGGTGGctccatcactattattacatacagacatatagatctgttcaagtaggggctctgatgcagcgtgagcaattttgtttcaattggacaatgttagcACAACTGAAtattcacactgatcagtaggtggcgctatgaccctgcactaatattaatatatggagctgttcaggtcaggattgtgaaCATAGGTcagtatttgaaaaaaaaaaaaaaaatgaaattcgTCCGCctgtccgtccaaaaaaaacaaaaaaatacagacagacagacggacgaaaaaatttaaataaaaatttaatccgtccgtctgtccgtctaaaaaaaaaataataatagggacagacagacggacggattttattttttcgtccgtaaaaatttaaataaaaattaaattttatttttcagctgtgtgagtttctccaggaaaataatatatatgaagactttcagtcggggtttagagctaatcatagtacagagacagccttggcaaaagtcactaatgaccttctaatagcttcagatcaggggtttgtgtctgtcctcgttctgttagatctcagtgcagcattcgacacaattgaccataacattttattacagagactagaacagttaattagcattaaaggaaccgccctaaactggtttaaatcctatttttctgatcgctctcaattcgtgcaaattaatgatgagtcatctgtgggcaccaaagttaaccatggtgttccacagggctctgtgctcggaccaattttattctcattatatatgcttccactcggaaacattatcaggacacactcggtaaatttccactgctatgcggatgacatccagttatacttgtcaataaaacctgaacaaagtaatcaaataactaaactccaagcatgtctcaaggacataaaaacctggatgacccgcaattttctcttattaaactcagacaaaacagaggttctaatacttggccctaaaaaccttagagatacattatctaatgatatagctgcgctagacgaatgaaacagtcaggaacttgggagtgatcttcgatcctgatttatcctttaattcacacttaaaacaaatttctaggaccgcctttttccacttgcgtaatatctccaaaatcagacatgtcctttctcaaaaggatgcagaaaaactagtccacgcctttgttacatccagactggattattgtaattcattattatcaggctccagcagtaagtcgtaACTTACGtaactctgcagcttgtccaaaatgccgcagcacgtgtcctgacaagaaccaagaaaagagaccacatttctccagtattagcttcgttacactggcttccggttaaatctagaatagaatttaaaattctcctcctcaccttcaaggcccttaataatatggcaccattataccttaaagagctgttagtaccttatcaacccactagagcactgcgctcccagaattcaggcttacttgtcgtccctaaagtctctaaaagtatagtaggagccagagctttcagctatcaagctcctctcctgtggaatcatctccccCTTTCaattcgggaggcagacaccatctgtatggaggggaagaaagtgattctaaaactgttcaattgttaagatgtgttgagatttattatctgtaaaattggttgagacttttgagtcaagatgtgaaacagaaaaaagggaaattcaagcttttgctccctttattttatttttctgaagttaagcctttgaacatgcacaattttcacattttatttattttctcttattttgaaatgcagccctacttttatttagttattatacattatacatatctgcaatcatacatcagtatatgttcagttctatgttacgtgacagtattgtactgaattcatttgatttgacagtcaggtatttagtacatgcagatgttgatacaactactagtacttaaatatatatcacactaaatagttagacattatgatcttccggacccTTGCTTCAAGAAAtcttctctaactggacctctttaaattttagttgaatacccctggtctagaaggtcgggggacacatgacacacggagcttctctttccagcttctccttcctcttctcaatcgttatcacatcaaagtaattcatatcccatcaatacatgttactgacttgacttcttccccggagtccctttgcctttccgcagatccagggccgcaccatggattaggatctgtggatcgcgtatcagagatcgtaatggtggatccagtatggcggattctgtatcgtgctggctgatcatgataataaaggcagatcctttatcgtaCAGTTACGTTACGATAAAGTACGTTACG encodes the following:
- the elovl5 gene encoding elongation of very long chain fatty acids protein 5 translates to METFNHQLNTYIQSWMGPRDQRVKGWLLLDNYPPTFVLTVMYLLIVWMGPKYMKHRQPYSCRGLMVLYNLGLTLLSFYMFYELITVAWYGGYNLYCQNTHSAPETDNKIMKVLWWYYFSKLIEFMDTLFFILRKNNHQITFLHVYHHASMLNIWWFVMNWIACGHSYFGAAVNSFVHVVMYSYYALSAIPAIRPYLWWKKYITQFQLIQFFLTMFHTSWAAIWPCGFPSGWLYFQFTYMVSLIILFSNFYIQTYKKQSILKKEQQNGSALSRNGHANGTPSTESTAHKKLRVD